The following is a genomic window from Carassius carassius chromosome 24, fCarCar2.1, whole genome shotgun sequence.
CTTGGAAGCTGCATGACGTGACCACAAATGTTTCTGTGAGCGCGTGCTCATGCATATGTGCTTGTGTTAAATTAAGGGTTAGCGAGCACAGCAAACTGTGAAGGGATATCTTAATATAAACATCGTCAAACATAACGTCACCAAGAGAAATGTActgacagaaaatacattcaaGCGACACGATGAAGAGTCAACATGAAATAGAATCTGACCCCATTTACTTGTTTAAACCCCTTCCTgttttaaattacatgttaaattaCATAGAAACAGCCACTTCTCATGATCCAATCAGTTCCTAATAGATAAAATAAAGTACCACCCTACATTTTCCCCCAATGAATATCCAGTTTGACTTGCAAACAGCATTTTATGTTGAGTTTAAAAACAGAAGTAGGCCACCCATAAATATAAGTATGGTGGTTTATAGTGTGATCTTCAATACACCAAACAGGAAATTATGCAACATAAAATGTCACAATGCTGTTTGACAATTAAGCATCACTTATATTGAtccaaaactttttttataaatgaaatgctATAGTTAAAGTTAATTTCAGAGTAGGTGTAGGTTTGTTTGTTATTTCAGATGTATTGAATTATTCAAAAGTATAAATGCTAATATGATAGCTGTTCAAATTCTTATACGAAACACTAAAGATGTGAAGTAATACATACCAGGAAAACACACTGTTGCTTGCATGTTACAATTTACATTCACACATTGTGACACAATGAGGTCAGAGTGGAGCATGTTTTAAGTGTCTGAAATGAAGCGGCATGGAATGTAACCCAGCATGTAATGGATGCCTGCTGTCGTACGTTATTCCAGCCATTTCCGATTACACTGATAGTATATACACATCTTGAATCTCAGGACACACCATGCAGTCAAAGGCCTTTGTCATTTGATATGGAGTGCATGTTCTTGGATTTAGTAGACTCAATTgcttaatatcagtgatatgttACTAAACGTTCCTTACTTGGTGAGCTGCCCTTTGGTTTTGTTGTTGTCGATTCCATTACAGGTAACAGCCGCAAGCTTCCTGCTTCTGTAGTTCTCATAATGGACATTATTTGTGACGTCCTTGAGGTCCTGCATGTGGGTTCTAACACAAAACAAGTCGATTTGTATACACTGGCTCCACAAAGCCATGCTTAAAGTATGAGTGCCAATACAttagatatataatatatgaaaccAAGTGGCATTTATGTTGAAGAAACAGCAAAAGCACACTTTTTAAGCAATGCATTTAACAAAAGTTGCTCTTGTGGTCAAAATGCAAAAGTGAAGTCTCGTTCACTCTCACAAAGCTTTTGCTGTTGTGCTTCCTCAGTTTATTTCCACAAGACTTAAGCCAAACTCAGTGTATGAATGTGTTTGATTTGCAGTGTCTATGTTTGTACCTTATAAGCATATTCCTTAAGAGTGTAAAATCACAGTGGTCTCCATTCTCAACTATGGAGAAAGAAAAGATTATTAGGTTTTAAACCCAACAAGCTACTCTTCAAATGCCATTTTTAATTGTTAACTGCTGGACAAAGACTTAACAAAAAGATAACTGATACTGCACAAACCcatttaaagttatttattttaatgttagctACTCAACCAAAATGATCAGAGGTTTGAAAAATTTAAACTGCAGCTGTAAAAATTATTCATTGTTGAATGCTTTTCAAGTGCATCTACCTTCTGCCACTCCCCATGGGTACTGCCTTCCTCTAACCTTCTTGCCATTCACCTCAATGATAGTGTTGCTTCCGACCACAGCCAGGGGCAACCGATCcttgagagagagatagagagtctCATGGGTGTCTGTGTACAAGCTAAAGCAACATGGAAAGCTTGGCAAACTTTCAATGTGCTGCCACCTGGTGAACCACATGTACTGTCCACCTCCACAGACACAGATCCAGAACTATCACTTTATTACACTTGGGGAcagatcaaataaaacagggtatttttttacttttccttttGAAATACAAAGTACAACACAAAGATGCTTCCTcagaacatttaattaattccctgagaaaggaaatatttaaaagaaatggtCATGACATCACTACCATGAGCACATCaaatatgaatgtttttgttTGGAAAATCAATACAAATGTGGAACCCTTACTTTGATTTTTTTCACAATCTTATTCTCCTCCTCATCATCCGTCTCTGGAAACTCATAGATTTTGATCTTGTGCTCCAGGATTTCTCGCATAatctacagaaacataaaaacgactttaaaaaaaaaaaataaataaaaaatcacagaaACCCTTAGGGCTTACCGTTTATATCAATATACAGTAGCATCTGAAAAATATAGCAGAGGACAGACTGAGCTGCTGCGGAGAAAGTGCATAACTTAATCCAATTTGATCTAAACATGTGACAATCTTCATATTAAGGCCTTTAAAAACTGGTAAGACatagtttataattttgttaactTCCGCTAACTTCTGaatttaacttctgctttaaaagcctttttttttgtttttagattgcaatgttaCAAAGTTTTTGATTTTAACATACATGATAACAttccatttatttgttttcatagccTTTAATATGTATTGTGTTGTTGGACAACATTGCACGgtaagtgaaatatatatattaaaaaaatacagatttttgaattcaaatacaaaaatgaaaatagagaTAGCGTATAACCCATATTCGCCAAAAAAATTCAAAGATATGAATTTTtgcccatatcgcccagccctagaaaCCCTCTGCGATTCCTTGGGGCCCAGAGGATCACCAAGAGCAATTGTTTTAGGGTTGAGGAACAtcctctgtttatttatttgtggatgTGCTCAAATCTTTTAATCTAATCTTTCCTGTATGGGCGGTAATGCTGTGCTCCTGCTCATGGTTCCTGCATAGAAAATACTCTGACAGATGGCAAAGCACTCAGGACACACATCGTGCCGGAGGCTTGAACTCCTGCGGTCTCTTCTTGCCTTTTTCTTAATCAGGGGTTTAAATGGGAGGCACTTAGCACACAAGAGCTGGAGGCTGCAGCAGGCTGACCTGTTTCTTGAACTGCTGGCACTCCTCGGGTGTCAGGGTATCTGCTTTGGCAATCAATGGGATGATGTTGACCTTCTCATGCAACCGTTTCATAAACTCGATGTCCAAAGGTTTCAGTCTGGTGGAAAAACATACAACACAGTCTTGGTCTCTTTGGCTTTTTAATAGTCTTTGTAAATGCATGAATCACCAAAACTATAACTCACACTTAAGATCAGGGCAGGGTTTGAACTTTtgcagttcaaaagaacaaaataaaaataaaaaacaacaacaacaattatctGATAAATAGTTTAATTCAGaagagtttattattattgtaattatttactgtaaattgAATTGGTGActttttgaatattaataattgaaatattgctgttataaatattgttattttataaaagaTAATTCACTAGTAGTCATGTTTGTAGTTTTACAGCCAAAACTGGTTTCCGTTTTGAATAATAGGCAACAACACCCATATTATTTACTTAGTACCATGCTTCCGTTCTGATAATCATCATGACTGTGTGGACACAAGACTGAATACAGCGACACATTCCTACATCTTCACTGCGACTGAGCACAGATCCACTATTGTCTGAGAACAGCTGCTTACAGTAACAGTCATTCTAATGTTTTCACTGACTAAGAGGAAAATTCTGTGACTTCAGCTCTGGTTTGTCAATGAAATCCATTATCAAACATCTTGGCACAAAAAAACCTGACAAACATAAAGGGAAAATTAATTGAAGCATgatatacaaaaaaagaaagaaatttataGATTTATAGATTGATTTATACtagatttcttaattttttttttaaataagtctcttacactccacaaactgcatttatttgctaagaaatactaatattgtgaaatattattacaatttaaaataactgctttctatttgaatacacttTAAAATGGAATTTCTTACTGTGATgaaaaagttgaattttcagtatcGTTACTCATTactcagtcacatgatccttcagaaaacattctaatatgctgatttgctgctcaagaaatattattacataatgttgaaaacatctgtgctgcttgatatttatgtggaaactgtgataattgTTTTCAGGATTATTTTTTGTGAATAGAATgtcaaaagtacagcatttatttgaaatacattttttgtgtaacaatctttactgacacttctgatcaatttaatgcatattgtACCTTTCCTACCTCAAATTGTAGGGTTTAATTCAAACCACGACACAAAAACCGAAACTCAGAATTGTGTCACTAATGCACAGAAGCTACTTTAATTAGTGATGCTAAATGGGAGGTCAACATATCATTGGTAAGTTTTCTCCTTCTATAAAGAATAATAATCAGCAGGAAAGCAGAAGGCCAGGTCTCCGATCACTCACCCATGTCCTGAGGGTGCAATGAAATACAGGCAGCAGTGCACTCTGCTGTCCGGCATCTGCCTTCTGTTCACACGCGACTCGGAGTTCAGATAATCCTCAAACTTACTGTCAATGTGATCAATGACCGGCTGCCAGCTGGCACAGAAAACACACAGGAGATTCAGATCATGCTTTTGGTTTAAAGCAATGCCACAGTAATGAAAACACAATCACACAGCCATCTAATTATATAAAGCAACTTGATATTGAACCATGCTTCCATCATTACATCTGGCACTCCACCAAACATGCTAAAATGGTTCTCACCAGTTGCTGTTGTCCACAGCGTCTCCAAATCCTGGAGTGTCTACTATCGTGAGCAGAAGCTGAACGCCTCCTTCCTTCATCAACACTTTGGACTGCTCCACCTGTGGATAACAGACCGTCTGAATTACTCCTTCTTCATAGAGGCCATCAACACATGTAATATGTAAATACTAAAAAAGACCTCACAAATGGCTGGTGTAAACACTAGTAGCTAATGTCTGCTTGGTCACTTTTGTTAACATACCACTGGGTATTAATGGTGTTGATGCAATTGCAAAGACAATTATCAAAAAGCTGAAATGTTGTGCAAAGCTCTGGACTCACAGACACTTTTAAGACAAGTACAAACATGCAGGACATAGCATAGCTATTACTGAATTattacttaagtatacttgaGAAGCCAGTAGTAGCATAGGAGCCTAGAAATCTGTGCATGGAGTTATGATCTAAAAACCTTCATAAAACTAtattcaagtaaaaaataaataaaattaaattaaaattaaaattatgcttGCCACTTTCTGTTCCCAGTTCACAACTGAGAAGGAACAAGCAGCATCTATTGACATTTAGGAAACTTCACTCTTTATACCTGAACTGTTTTCTTGATTCTATGTGAAGGTCCAGGATATGCTCCAGAGTACAGATCCGTCAGGAACAGAGAGTTTATCAGTGTGGACTTTCCCAACCCTGACTCTCCtgcaaaaaagaacagaaaatacAGAGAAACATAAGGTTAAGATGATAACTGAATTCagcacaacataaaaaaaaagattttatatgaaataccactgcttgcaaaaccacaaaaaaataagGTTTGAGTTTTACGTTTTTAGTTTCTTCtgtatacattaaaattaaaaattatgggGTTaggctgattttttattttattttatttataaaggatgcattaaattaatgcaatttaaaaaaaaataagtcaaagtAAAGAAAtgtacaatgttacaaaatatttatattttaaataaatgctgttctttttaactttctattcacctAATCTTGAAAAACAATTACAGCTTTAATAAAAGATATTAAGGAAtaattttcaacataataataataataagacaattcaaataaatgcaaccctggtgatcataagagacttctttcaaaaacattgttttttttttgtttttttaaaccaaacttttaaaaagtactgtATAAAATCAGTAGAGATGACAATCAGGACCATAAGCCCAGAGAATATTCCATTACCAATATAATGAAGTACAGACAAATATGAAATACAGGACTCTTAAGATGCATTCTCCAAAGAAATAATGCTTGACAGATATGTGCTTTGAACCAGCGGATGCCAACACAATATCTAGAAAGATGGgtgattttaatttattactattaattgactaaattgtttattatttgaCAAAACATTAACTCACgatttgcaaaaaatattttggtagattttaaaagaaccaaagaggGGAAAATGTAGCACTTGATCTCAAAATCGCAATTTAATGGCTTCCTTATGGACTCCTCTAGCATTAAAtgtaaaatcttaaaaatgtgaCATTCATGGTATGAGACAGTGGCCAAAAACATCCATCTGATGCATGAGTAAATatacaaacaattaaaataatagtgcAGATGGAATGCAAGGACATGCCCTGTGCGAACCTCCtctaaatgtataatgcaatgcTGGAGGGAATGGCATATTTTGCATCCAATCTAAATGATTGTCTAAGAACCCAAAGAACTTCACGGAAGAACAGTGGAATTAACTTCAAGCAGCTTTTTGGCAGTTCTTTAGTAAATAAGTTAATGGTCAAGATGTGACTAAGTGAACTTCATTCTAAATACTTACTGCTAATTTATTGGAAATTCAAACATGACTGACTCAATACTTCTCCATTGGTGTGATGATGTTTCATTATTAGTGTGAATACAGAGCACAAGCAGCGGGACTAAACTACAGCCAACAGATGAGCGTTGGATGAAGGTTGGCGCAGCATTCATCTGTGCGGTCTCACGCAGTGAGGTCAGCACATTAACTAGAGTAAATTGCTTCTGGCAGGGCGAGTGGCTGGCACTATTACAGACTTGGCAGATTTCCATACCCAAACACTAATGAAAGAGCAACTGGGTAAAGTCCACCCCCACAGTCCAGCTAATTTGTATAACAAATCAGCAAGAGAAAGCACTATAAAACTCAATTAATGATTCATGGTTCATTAATAATCAGTTCAATATTGGGATATTTTGTGATGAAAAAGTTTAAACCATCAACCAAGTCTAACCACAGACGATATTTTGCAGCTATAAAGACCACAAATAATGTCTTGAACATGCCTTTCACTTGAGAACGAAAATAACTCTGATTAGATGTCGGGTACAAAACCGCAGCTCACATGCAAAGCCAAAGCAAACACCGCTCCGTAAGCTTTCACAGCAAATTCTAGCAAAAACAGGACCAATCCTGTATCACCGCAAACTTGATTAAGCATAAAAGAATCAAATTCAGAACGAAGCTTTGTAAAATGTCAGCCATTTAGGTTAGACTTCACTGAACTCTTTACATTTTTCAAGATGAACAGGATGTGAAATCACTGCCATTCAACCCCTGCTTCCTGTGTGTTATCCAAACAGTGTTTAGACCAAATGTCAAGAATGTAGTCTCAAACTGGCTAACATTCAAAAATAGACCGGAAGCTTCTCAAGTGGTCAAACTGACTACAGCGCACACCAAATCCATCACAAGAAACATGTGACTAAATTAGTTGCATGTTGAGTGTAGTTTGGTATTTGCAAACTGTATACTGAAGATTATAAAGCAGATCAAAATCAATACATTCAAAGAATGTGTTTCCTTACCCACAACCATCAGGGTGAACTCAAAGCCCCGCTTCACAGACTTTCTGTACACTTGGTTGGGGAGGCTTGCAAAGCCCACGTATCCCTCCAGATTCTTCTGCTGCTGAAAACggacagaaaaaaacatttttttgatcaGAGAAACTTGCTGGTATATGTTCACAGAGAATAACACACACTATTGTACTCTCAAATAAGCAAATAGGTGATAATGTGCTATTCTCCCTGTATTAGTCATACTTACTGCTGTGTATTTGAATCCCAGAAATTCATGGTATTGGTTAAAGGTGATGGGGAGCAAAACAAAGTCATCAGAAGAGATGTTTGGCACGTCCAAAGTTCAGCATATGACAGCATTTTTggaaaaaagagggagagagaaaaaaagaaacaatattttATGGCATATACACAGGTTCCAAATGTTTGAAATTTCTTTGGaaagtcaaaaagaaaaaaaaaaggcaacaagATTTAAGCCGAACTGAGTCAGAGACTCAAAACATATACAAACATCTACTGAATAAAGTTGATCTAGGACTGCAGTTTTCAAACCATGGTTCGCAAGGGAGTTTCAGGGGATcaagtggaaaaaataaaataaaatgaatgatacaATTAAAAAGgtgattaatttaaataaaataaattaaacatttaaataaattttactttcaATAGTACAAGCAGAAAGAAACGTAACACAAACTGTAACAGAACAAAGTTGAAACtaaaaatattccaaatatttttatAGCTCTTTACACATTAAACAATTTAACTGGATTTTAAATTTTAGGACGGGCTCCGTTGCACCAGAATGATCATATTTGGCAAGGAAAAAAGCTTAAAACCACTGATCTATGatgtttaaaggtttttttttttttttttaccctccaGCACTATGTGGCAACACGTGGAATAATTTCTCACATTAACTGACCGAAACAAAAATATGAGGAATAAATATAAATCACAACATTTAGGCAAAGTATCACAAAGAGCCTGAAACGTACTCATATGATGCTGAGACATAatgagctgcatttatttttctcacaattctaaaAACACTTAAATCTAAAGATGTAGGCTTTAAATGCTTGAAATTAGTTTTACACAAAGCCATGCTTACATATTAATTCTGTTATATAGGAATTTTAGAAAAAGCATGCATACATTTGAATTAGCTCAAACAGATTTGATTTGACAAGTGTCAAGATTGTGTGACCGTAACATGCCGAATAATGTGCGGCACTACATGAGAAGTGATGGTGCAGAATATAAGACTCTTGGAAGCACAATTAGGGGTCACAAAACAAAAAGTGGTTATATGTGGTTACAAAATATGTGGTTACAGTCGGCTGCATCCTTTAATTTCACCAGCATCATTTATTCTGCATGATGACTTGGTTTCTTTAAGCTATAAGTGTCATGAGCACCCtttacagatttattttaattagtctGAGTGATATACCCAAACCTCAGGCACTGAGAATATGTAACGAGAAGCCAAACAGAGCAGAAGTAACACACAAAGTCACATACTAAAGTCACACAGTTGAAAGTAAAATACACAAACTCTTTGTCAgaccaggggcctgtaccatgaagctggtTTAGCTGGCTAGCTAGGTAAGTTTCAGTTCAGTTTGCACCAACTCTGGGATTTAGGTTCAATGAAATAAGTTTGGGTTTAATCAGTGTTATAGTTACTTATGCAAGTCACTCCCCCAGGTTCTTTTGCTACATATTAAAGGACACTACATaggaaaacatttttcttttatgatttatataattattatacccTTAATTATTACACAAGCCAGTTTAgtttaaactttaattttaaatggaattaaaGATACCGGTATGCATTATAAATAAGTTTTAGAAATAATAGCTTCAAACATGACTACATATGAACTTCGATTTTaaagagtttatatatatatatataaatattatcaaCTATATAAACTAACTTCACAACTTGCACTGATATGacaagatagtttttttttttttaagttgtcctCTTTCATGAATAGATAGTTTCATCTTGCTGCGTTAATGTGTttcaattattcatatttttcaatcTTTTAATCTATGGTAGTGAATCGCACTGATTCTCTTGAGAGAAGTGAATCTGAGTTCCAAAGCATGTGATTGGCTCTTCGTTACTGATGCCAGACTTTCCTGTGCACATGCTTCATAAACTCAAGATCAAAGCCCGAGCTCACAGAGAGAGTTGGTACCAACAAATACGGACTGGactggttttgtcaactcaaatctAATCCTGTAACCCTGAATTTGTTCAGCCACCGTCATGGTACAAGCCCCAGGTGATGCATTCAGTTGTTTAAAACAGATCTGACTACAGGATGTGAGAGTCTAACCACAGTTTTAGTACAGGCCTGAATGACATACAGCATCTGGTTTTATGTGAAGGAATTAACATTTCAACGCACTCCAATCTGCATTTATTAATGCAACCATTAACAAATAGCTATAACAAATAGGGGGCGAAAAACATTATTTGTACGTTACTTTTGCAGAGCATCAGCTGTCTCTCAATTCACACATTAGCAGGTATGGAAGACATTTGGAGTGATAAAAACACATTCAATATGATCTACTTTTAAAttagataattattttttttaacagttttcaaACCTGTTAGCGTGTCTTTTTCTGTCTAGTATCCACCAAAACAACATAGCACAGAGATTGCAGgtcatattttaaatcaaattaaactcCAAAATAGTTTATCTAATATGTAACCAAAAggtcaaaatgaaatatttgcattATTCAAGCCGTTGTGTGATTAGCTGCTAACCTACACTACGTTAGCTTGTTTGTGTTCTAAAAATGAGTATTACTGAACATTTAAATGCGTGTATTATTTCCCAATCAAGAAAAGCTTTCAAAATTGAGTTTTTTGGTTAATATTGATTAAATTCTAACGAACGTAACCCGTTTTTAGCTCTTCAATGACTcacgagagagagaaaaaactgaCAGGAAATGCCTCGCGCGCTATCACTAACctaaattacagttaaaaaaaaaaacactaagcgAGCGTAGATTTAAATCACCGAAATGCTTCGACTAGACCCAAACGCCGCGTAAACGCTAGCGAGATTCAAACGGCGATGTTTGGTAAATTATATATCGTAAAAGTGAGCTGAACTTACCCATAATATTAACGTTCAAGTGCCGCTTTGGAAACCGATCGTTCTTTGGCAGCCCTGCATTCCCCTTGATACCACTTCCGCAAAACTCAGCTACGTCAGCGGCGTAGGAACCATTCGCATGAATGGATTCAGATTACGCAAAGTACGTGACTCGACTTTGGTGAATATCCAGGCAAATCAATAAATCTCGCGATATtaagcacgcacgcacgcacgcacatcTCCCAGGAGCAGAGTAGAAAGAGAAATAAATCATTTAAGTCTTTTTTAATTACCCGAATCCATAGTTCCTGAAATGTTCAGCATAAAGAGGTCTTTCTGGTCTGAAGATGGCTGATAAGCTTTGGCCTAAATGCTTTTCCTACATACACTAGTGTTCCTACATTTACAATGTTGTgtaaaaactatattattattgtattaaatatttttatttatttatcatataatAGTATGAAAGTAACATTTTACTACTTGTTATCTTAAAACTGATCATAgttgtgtagtgtttttttattaatacaataatgcAATTATACATTATTGTACTGTACATGcaactttattgttttattacatgATCCTTAATTGGGTGTGTAAAATTGATGCTTTGTgtaattatatttagttttaaatagaGAGATTTGAACATTTTGACTTAACTGatctttgattttttattttagtatattagttattattttcttatttccgCAACTGACTCTCGTCAATGGTCCTTGTCaaagactcttattttgaaagttCAATGGTACGCATGCGCAGTTTGTGTTATGGAAAGCGCCATGCTCCAGTTTCAGCATGTTTCCGAATCGTGCCTGCTGTCACTGCATGTGATCTGGCATTAACTGGTAAGGTCATTCACACCGTTGATTCTTGAAATTCAAATTCCAGGAAGTTCTTTACCGGTCTAAATGCTTTGAAGTGATTCTTTAAGACTGTTCATGTTAAGGTAACGTTAGGTGATTTTGTGTGTTACCTGCAGTAAGGGAGCAGTCATGAGCCCCAGTCCCAGCCAGGGCTCATCTGTCCCTCTGACCATCACCAGCAGCCTGCAGAGACTCTTCAGTCATGTGAAGATCGAGAATTTAATAGCAGGGCTCAGTGGAGGGGTGGTGTCCACACTGGTGCTGCATCCTTTGGATCTTGTCAAAATTAGGTTCGCGGGTAAGTTATGTGTAAAACCAGAACCAATATGTCATTAAATGTACTAGGTCATCATGCCATTTGAGATTAAAAGGTCAGTTTTATAgctaataataatgcttaataatgaattttttatttgaataaaaaatagttactgtattttgaaaaatatgaataaccGCAATTTATTGCATGTTATTTATCATAAACatatattacacatttaaatgtaaatgaaaatgtcaacatttgacaaatgtaataatttattattaaactgtACAACAAAATTGTATGATTTGATTAGTCCCAGAATAAATATATGAAACTTTTCCAACATCTAGATGTCTAGTTCTAGCAAAcattaatatcaataattatgGTGGGAAAAGTTCTAGTAGTGTTTAATAATTAgcttcattttaataaaacatgtagGCGCTGTACATAGAAACAATATTAACAACCCTCATTAACACAACGTTTTATTATAATACTAAACAGAtcagatttaaatatatatggaAATATATCAACATATATATCTGTCAACTTTACAAGCAAATGGTATGATGCGATTAGccccaaaataaatatttgtaattatgtcAACATCTAGATGACtagtattcaattcaattcaattcaagtttatttgtatagcggtttttacaatacaaatcgttacaaagcaactttacagaaaattatgtttctacaatatttagtagtagctagtagtttgtgcacgtttgacaggattttagaaaaaaaaaaaaaaaataataataatacaagacgtagtcagctagacgatgagctatcaatattattaattaattgttattatatgatgcagtcacacatgtagcataattgttagttctgtttgttgattcagggttagcatcatctggggtcctctgagggtcagcatcatctcttctcaggtgttctggatccagactggagcttgtgtaaatcctacatcccgtggcaaaacatagaaacaaaatagagacatcattagcatagct
Proteins encoded in this region:
- the LOC132103407 gene encoding septin-7-like, with protein sequence MVVGESGLGKSTLINSLFLTDLYSGAYPGPSHRIKKTVQVEQSKVLMKEGGVQLLLTIVDTPGFGDAVDNSNCWQPVIDHIDSKFEDYLNSESRVNRRQMPDSRVHCCLYFIAPSGHGLKPLDIEFMKRLHEKVNIIPLIAKADTLTPEECQQFKKQIMREILEHKIKIYEFPETDDEEENKIVKKIKDRLPLAVVGSNTIIEVNGKKVRGRQYPWGVAEVENGDHCDFTLLRNMLIRTHMQDLKDVTNNVHYENYRSRKLAAVTCNGIDNNKTKGQLTKVDTVEGMSPLAQMEEERREHVTKMKKMEMEMEQVFEMKVKEKIQKLKDSEAELQRRNEQMKKNLEAQHKELEERRRQFEEDRSTWETHQRILEQQRMSLEKNKKKGKIF